DNA sequence from the Centroberyx gerrardi isolate f3 chromosome 22, fCenGer3.hap1.cur.20231027, whole genome shotgun sequence genome:
tagtttttatttatttatttattttttacaaaccCCATATCCGGAACTCAAGCTGTTGCTAGGAGACCGTACACAAACTCCAGTTGCAGAAGTCCCACTTTATGATATTTGCTCACAGGTAAGATGGAAAACACTTGATACTATGGCTATCTCTTGTTCAGGGCTTTCTAAATTAATATAGTACCAGTTTGAATTAGGTAGACGGGTACTGGTTGCAAATAAGCAttaacaaaaatattatttacgTCAATTTGTTACAGCTGTGGCGAGTTGACTTCACGAGCGCTCACTGTTTCTAGGAAAATTATAATTTAACGGCTCCAAATAAATGTTGAACTATTGCTCATTTGGAGGTGTATTTTGGGTTTAGTACAGGATAATGTAGGCTAACTCACAGGTATGGTGTGTAACCGTGTGGAGTGTGAAACCATTATCAGAAACCATATCCATTGTACGTTATCTTGTTGCAAACATAGCTTAAGACTTGCTAGCTTAAAACTTgctaggtaacgttagctataaATAAAACGGCTATGGCATGACTAAAATGACTGTGTCTCATTTGAGAGGTGTGTTGCAGTCAGATAAAAGTAACGTCAGTCAAACAAAGCgccaggaggagagggagacggtgGCATAATGCCAAAGAAGGGAGCTAAAAAAGGTGGAGGGGGTAAGCTGGCTGGGAAGACCGAAGAGGAGAGGCTCCTCTACATGCAGCAGAGAGcccaggcagaggaggagatggccagaaagaaagaggaaatgcTTACACAATTTCTTAAGGTAAGGCAGACACGGCATTCATACAAATCCAATATAAAATCTAGCCTAACAGTAAAGAAAATTTCCTGATTTCAAGCCTACATTTTCTACTCTTTTGCTAGTAGCTCTATATACACTACCAGataaaagtttggacacacatttttctttatttttactatttttcacgttttagaataatagtaaaaacatcaaaactatgaaataacacaaatggaattatgcagttaccaaaaaagtgttaaacaaatcaaagctaTCTTATATTATAGATTcttagccaccctttgccttgatggaaaggaaagaaattcatacataggcatcaacttcactatttatatttgtccatttcaagcatttaagcataagcctttagatcaaaatggcttgaagatattgaaaaacatagtacattcaatcatgtgtgtccagacttttgactggtagtgtacaccTTCCACTTAAACCTATTTCCCTTCCTCTTGAAATCAGGATAAGCtgcagaaggaggagaagaacacCGCTGTCAACCTGCACAAGTTGAACCAGCAGTGGCGGGCCATGCTTCGCCAGACGCGCGACGCTGAGCTGCGCAGTGACATCGCCGTGCTCAGTCAGACCTTCGAGAGGGTGCTGGACTGCAAGGACAGTGTTATCAAGGTGACTTCATGCTCCAACTCCTGCTGGATTCCCACATGAAAGTTGCTTTTGATAGTGTTGTTTGCCTTGATATCAGTGGGTTGTACATGCAGAGATGagcaaaaatacagtaaaatgtatctagatacaaaatacaaatacatgacCATTAAATGTATCATTTGCCTTTAGGTGTTTAGTAATAAATCAAGCATGAAGCCCCAATCAGCTGCCTTGcataaaagaaaaaggagaaaaaacaaactacaCCTGTTATCTTTTTTGCCTCTTAATGAACATGTTTAATGAACATATTTTTTAACAAGtcactgttttctctttttttgtttctttttagttGATTTTAAGTACATTTTCCATAGATTTTAACAGTTATCAAATCACTGTTTACTTGCTTTTGACTCATGTAGTCACTTCCAGCTGGCACATGCATCAAGCAACTCATGTGACACATGTCCATAggaaggagaaaccgcactctCGTAACTCTGATGCAAAAAGTATAAAATTCATACTTTTACAAAGTATGAAATTCATACTTTTGCATCAGAGTTACGAGTGTGCAGCTTCTCCTTCCTATGGACATGTGTTACATGAGGGCATAATGATGTTTATGCCCTGCAAGCCAGCACCTCAACAACATAGGTGtgcgtttttttcttttctttcttacaCATGTCCATAGGAACAGTCAAAACAGGACTGCATCTCAAAACTTATGAAAATCTAAATATTGGAACTGCCCATTTCATTTAGACTTCTTACATATTCTAAAAAAATAAGTTAAGTatttcaaatacaaaaatactatGCCCAAAAGTATCTTGATACTTTTTTTTCACTCGGgtcaaatacaaattacaaaatactcaaaagtaatgaaaatacatatttcaaataCCTGTAATTTAAATACTGCCCAtctctgtgtacatgtgttatTATAATCTCAATATGTCACTCCATCATTCCGTGTGTTGCAGTGCTTGGTGAGTGACCTGAAGGAGGCGGAGCAGCAGTCGGCCCAGGCTCTGCGCTCTCACCAGCAGTGTGTGGAGCAGCTGCTGGCTCTGCAGAGCGGGAGGCTGGCGTCCCTGCAGCAACACTGGAGCAGCGATCTGGAGGAGCTGAGCTCCGAGTTCAACtctgagaggtgtgtgtgtgttcttctctGACACTTTGACTACAAATGCCATAGGCTGCATTGTTATCCATATTCTGCCTTGTGCTTTATATGCGTCTTTCAGAGAGCAGATCTTGGCACTGCATCAGCAAGAGAGCGCCTATTTGGAGGATGGGACTTTTGCCCTGCAGCAGCGCTCTAGGAAGGTGGACAGTGAAGCCCAACAGGAATACCAGAGCAGTCGGGATGCCATCAAACACAGGGTATCTCATAGAAAGACAGATTTCATTGTAATCAACATGACTGATATCTGAAACCTCCCCCTGCCTTAAGATCTTCACACTGGGTGTCAGCTCTTTTTTCATCACCTCTAACCTTTCTgaacaaaatatgaaatgtttGCTTTGAATCTCTGGATTCAAGCAACCCCTGTTTTGTTTGTCATCTCCTTCCGCTGTTTGGTTAGAGCATCAAGGAGAAGCATGCACTGCGGATGCAGACGGAGAGCAAGGTGGAGAGCTTGAGGCGTCAGGTCCAGCAGGTTCTGTCGAGTTACACCGAGGCCACCGATGATCGTCACATCGCTTTCGAGTCACTGCGCGCCCGTGACCAGCGCAATGCTCAAGAGATTGACGCACAGATGAGAAAGCTGCAGAAGATGCAGGTCAGTTCAGAGATGTAATATTTGAGAAGAATCTTCATATAGTTAGGACACACCATGTATTGTTTGTTGTTAGTgtgtctcctccagctctccctcAAAAGGAAAGGCAGAGCTAACCAATTAAATCCCTCAAATGACGCTTCCATCATCTCCAAGATCTCCCCTTTAGTAACTTCTCCAGAATCCACCCTTTCCCGATCAGATAATCCTCTCCTGAACCTCCTTAGATACTACACACTCATCTCACTCACTAACACACTCATCATAAGATATATGCATAAGATGctgtttaaaaaacacacacttcccttACATCTTAATATaatgtcatcatcattattactaATCGTTGTTGTCATAGCagtagcattagtattagtagtagtaatattaataCCTTTTACTTGTATAGCTGTAGTCAGGACACTCAAATACATataacaccaaacaacaaatgcATTTGAACCCAAGATCAAAGATATGATAGTAGAGTGCAACTTTGTGTCATCATGTCATTGAAGTGAATTTCTTTGTACCATATTGCTTCGTTTTGTTTGTCCCGTCACCTCTGGACAGGTCTCATGTAAGACATGTGGATCTCAATAAGTGCTTCCGCCTCACTGGTCTGATTTCTCAGGACTCGATCAGCGCACTGCGGGCGAAGCTAAGCTCCAGCCAGAGGGAAAGTGAGGTGGCTGCACAAGAGCTGAGAGCCAAAAGGGACGAGGTGACCCTGCAGACCCGCCAGCTCAAGGCCCAGCTGAGTGGGGCTCGCGCAGCGGAGAGGAGCCGGCTCACCAAGCTCACTGTCCAGAGCGACGCTGCTGCCAAGAAACTGCAGGGAATTGCTGCTAAGGTGTTTATCTCTCAGAAGTCATTTGTCCACATTTTCACTTGGCATTCATTCCTGTTATCTTTTTGCTCGATGCTTGTTGTGCCCTCTGCGGTGTGATCCAGGGGGAGAAGATTTTACGTCTCGCCGAGATGTGCCGCAAGAAAGAAAGCGAGCGTGAAAAAGTCCTGCCGTTCTACGCTTCCTCTCTAACTATGGAGGAACAAAGCCAGGAAAGATTGATTGCAACAGAGCCACCATCTGAGGAACTAGCAAAGGTAGTTAATGATTCTGCTACAGTTTTATGTAACGTACATGTAATATAACTGttgattaaagctgcaataagcgatttttctgaccagtagagggcgacagaaaccgcaacacatttgtaaataacacacagcaaagccactgcactacggattCCTACGAAGGAATTTGACAACaactttagaaaagaggtgaaaacagcaacacagctggctgctgtgtggatattggtctCAATGAAacctccacatagcacacattagtttcaggattggttataaggtctgatatcgcttattgcaggtttcaAGTATGCTGTTTAATTGTTCAACACTTTCATCCTTGTGACTCCGCCTTTAGGCAATACTGGACTACCCAGATTTAGAGCGGTTCTGGCAGCGCTACCATAAGGTTCTGCTGGAGCGACAGTGTctggggagaaagaaagaggttcTGAAGCGAGAGAACCAGCAGCTGCAGGTTCTTCTGCGTCAGCACCTGGACGGCATTTCTGTCAGCGGCGAAACCCTCAGCCAGCCCAACTCCCTGCTCATGGTGTCTCAGCCCACCATCGCTACACCGGCACCTGCCGACAGACAGCGCAGACATCGCACCGTCATTGAAGCTGCACACATAACAACAACATAAACTGTAATACAGACCGACAGGGGCAACAAAATGCACATCTGTTACTTGGCTACAGTATTGTCTATATGTGGTGGTGagaaaacacaggtgaagtttaaAGAACATCTATTGCATTTTCAAGACACCTTTTACTCCTTGTCTTGATGCACCTGTTAAATGGCATGTATtaatattaaataaacaaaatggacattataaaacacaacttttttttttatatattgaaaTTTGTGCCTTGTGCTTATTTGTTCTTGCTTCTTCTTGCTGGGCTTCTGGGCGTTTCTGACCATGCCCAGCAGAGTGGGCACCAGACAGGATGGGCTACCATAGTCTTTACCACATTTAAACAGATATTACCTGATTCTGATACATTTTTCCTAGATGACAAGATGGGCTACCATAGTCTTTACCACATTTAAACAGATATTAGCTGATTATGATACATTTTTCCTAGATGACAAGAAACTACATTTTACAGGTAGTAGCCTATTCTGGGTCGGTCATTATGAGTGAGAAGCTCAGTTTATCAGTCTAGTCTCAAGTTGTTGATGGAACACTGGCATTTAGATGTTTAGCCAACACTAATAACAGCAAGTCTTGCAGAGATTGGGAGTGCACAgagcacattaaaaaaaaaggtaccaaaataatatatattcagaaaagaatgaatATAATGGTATTTCTAACCAAAAAAGGTATTCCTGACCAAGGTCCCTTCCCTGAGCACATAGCTTGACTAAACCATTCAAATTTAAatcaggttatagctgacccttgcttttatatgtcacaatgtataattattttgagtactttataagaaaaaaaatgaggggaacaaaaacaagattttattacttattactgatacTTTCAGGtatcaaaaacataaaaaaaatattacgtTAGAGTGTTTTGACTTAAACTGCTGTAATCAACATAGGTAACATTTTATTAAGAAAGTAAGCATTTGTGTAATTGGACatttggctctaaaatatttattttcaggTAATAAAaccactgagacaacttactCATGAAAGAACTAGCCCAGCTCTATGGCCGCTAGAGGGCGCATTAGGTCACCTGAGAGCCCACTTTGGACCGTTCAtgggggcttttattttgaaaaatatacaCCTTACATCCTTCTGTGTTGACACTCATTTTGACACAGCGCGCCAGACACTGTTAGCAAGCTCAGTAGATAGTTATCTTTGAATGCGCTCCTCTTGTTATGTTCAGCTCAAGCTTGTGATGTTAGCTTAGCTAATTGCTCCGGTTATGTCTTCCTCCAGCAGCAACGTTGATGGAGGGATTCAAGGGCTTCTTCTGAAACTCCACGAATCACTTTCAGACGAAGACACACGagctgcagctttaaaatgtcaTGATATTGTCGGTGATTTGGGACAGGAATGCATGCTAACACCAACCGAGAATGAACTTGGTAAGACTGTGAAGCTATTAAGATCCTGCACGTCTTACGCCCCTGTTCCATTCTCTTTTGAATGAAGAGAAGTGTGAGCCAAACTTTATTGACAAATCCGGCAGTTTAATGCTTTCTTGCTCATTGGCAAACGTTAAACACTACGTAGAATATAACTTAAGATCTTTTACGAGTTTCAAGGAGCCAAGCTTCAGTTCGGCATACACCTGATACACAAAGCAGCACTcgtttcaataaaatgtcaactattAGACTTGGTTCGCCTGTTATTCCTACTAGCCTCTTCCGCCAAAATGCACCGTGGTGGGCGGGGAATGAGCAGGCTGAACCAGTTATAAAACTTGAGATTTTAACCAAaagaagtgctgcttggtggatcagtTATACACCGAATTCACCAAAACGACGTAACGAATTACACATAGTTTCAAATGAGGCTCTACGAGGTGTGCACGGTCGCGGATAAGCAAGGCATCActaaactgacagattttgaATGGTGTTTGGCAAACCCCGGGAGAACACGTACATGAGCTAGCATCTTGTAAGAGTAGAGAAGTAGCTTCAGTGGAACTTTGCACCCGTAAACTAAGGTCACACCAAACTCGTCGTTTTTAGCACATGCAGTAATAATATGCAGACTATTAATATTACCAACATGTAACGTGGGGAAAGTACTTTCTATTACAATGCATTATCAGGTGCAAGGAGGCGGGTCTTCCTGACATGACAGGTCGGTTTTAGTGAAGCTAATTTTCTATCAAACCCAAATACGCACGCACTTAAAAGCAACATAGCCATACTCGATACATTCCGTTCTCCCGTATGTAGAGAACTCCACGCCGAAGTCAATTAAAAATCTGGCAATGTAATGAGGCCTTGCTTATAGACAACCAGTACATACCTCGTAGAACATGACTAAAGAACTTTTGTGAACCGGTAGCATCTACTGGTAAGTTCGGCATGCAAGTGATTAGCAAGCAGccctttatttcaataaattctGAAATTTGAGATTTGTTCACACTCTTAGCTACCGCCCTCCACGGTTAATTTCGGTGGGAGATAATTGTGTGAATAACAGGCGAACCTGTTCTGAAAGTTAAAATTGTATTGGAATAAGTGGTGCTTGGTGGATTGGGTATATTCTCTGTAGAGTTGTAATATATTGGTAAGATAATCGACAAGGGGCTGGAGCATATTCTTCACTGTTGGAGGCAGTAGCAAATGTTCCCTAATACAGGCTTTAATATCACATAGGTTTAACAATTCATAGATGAAATAAAGCGGTGGTCCCCTTGTACAGGTATAATGTTGGGATAGAGATGCTAATATTAAATAGTACACAAaagcagggttttttttatatcattcaTTGGAATATTGGgtcattacatttattttggaTTCTAACTGTCTTTGCATCTTCATCTTGAAGCTTTACAGACATCCTTACTGTTCTCAAAAGAATATGGCCTGCTCATCTTCCTCAGAAAATCCCTGGGGTCAGACGAGGTAGGTATCTGCGAACATCCAGTAAATAACATAACAAACAGCTAAGTTATTCTTTTGGTAACAGAAACGGCTTTTTTCCAGCTCCGGGACACCCGGGTTGAGATCATATCTTTCCTGGATAAGTTCTTGGAGAGGATGCGTCCAAGAGTTAAAGGTTGGGAGAAGACTTACGCCATTGATATTAGGGTAAGTCCTCCATTTGGAGCCATATTGAATGTTTCATCCAAAATTAAGGTACAAGTTGATTTCCTGAAAAATGATGGTGTCCACTTTCTTTACAGGACACTTGCATGGTTGTGTACACAAAGGATAAAGGAGCTAAATGCAGGACTCCGGCGCTGGAGCTCCTTAtcaaggttgttttttttatccgcATCTTGTGTATCTTTCTTGAATGTCAGCCtctcagtgtgtcagtgtcagtgtgatCAACATGAACATGCATTCAGACCTAAAGCAGAAATCCACTCTAAACAGAATTCCCATGCAAATCACACGGTCTTATGACGGTTAAGTCGatatttgtgaatatgaacTTTAAGAAGATTCTATTGTAATTGAAGGTGGTATAAGCACACCGAGTTTTAATAAGCAATGTTTTGCTGAGCTATTATGTTACTTTGATTATTTTTAGGGCTTTTTAGGAATAGCACACTATGTTCACATAGTGTGTCTTTTCTTAGTTGTCAATGGAGAAGCTCCAGAAAGTGTTTCTTATTGTCTTGGCTTTCTTGTTACTAGCTTTGGTAGAGACTTGTATGCCAGTCTGAACAAGGGGATTGAATATAATTAGGATTAAAATTAATGGATGTCCTGTAACCATGCCCTTAGTGTTGCCACACTCTGGTTAGACATATCCCCCTATCTGTTCCGTAGGTTCTTTATATGACGAAGGCTTCCAGCGTCGCCGCAGACTTGAGAGTCTGTGAAATATTCAACAGATACTACAGCGAGCTCTGTCAGAAGAACAAAATAGCGGATTCGGGTGAGTTTtcccttctgtttttgttttaacatCTCACCCGAATGACTTTACCCAGATGGTGAAAATATGAACTACTGAACCATTTGAATCTCTTTTTGCTACCATCGCAATAGTCCTTGGTAAAATCTACGAGCTGCTGGGAGTTCTCGGAGAGGTCCACCCCAGTGAGATGGTCAACAACTCTGAGAAACTCTACAAAGCCTATCTAGGAGAGCTAAAAGAACAGGTATGTGTGTAGATAGCATGGATATGAAATACCATATCCGATAACAACTGCCAAGCGGCAAATGCAAGTAAATATGTCTTTGTCGGAAATTTATTTAGTCATGGTTtcctttcatgttttcatttcagatgACCTCTTCAACAAAGGAGCCAAAACTGACTGTTGTGGCGGGATGCTTGAGAGGAATCACTGCTCTGATGGTCAACTTCACTAAAACCATGGAAGAAGGTGGGGAATCACATACatggcagctttttttttttgtataaatatgcagtttatttcacATCTATACAGCCACACATGGAGTATATTCTTGATTCTTTGTCTATGGCGGCGTGAATTGTTCTCAAATGGTTTGTGTCTCTGACTTGCGCAGACCCAGCAACATCAAAGGAAATATTCCAGTATGCCCTGAAGACGATCCGTCCACAGGTAAATGCCCTTGAAAAAAGACtttgtgagatcatgttgtccAAGTTTACGAACATACATTATAATTGCACACTGTGCTGTTGTGTCATTGCATTTCACATAACATATAACACTTTAATACCATTCCTCTTCAATGGCTTGTTTCTCAATCTTTATTGTAGACGGAAATGAGTCGCTATGCCGTCACCTTTGGTAAGGCTTGCAATTTCCCTTGTAAAATAGACATCAGACTCTCTTAAACTGTATGAATGCAGCTGCATATTCTGTTTCTTCGACAGCTGGGCTGAGACTATTTGCCAAGCATGCAGGCCAGTTCAGCAGCTGCCTGATGGACCACTACAGAGCCGTGTTTGACGTCATGTCCAAGCTCTGTGGACACATCAATGCTGAGATGAAGAAGACCAGCTACTATGCGCTTGAGTCCTTCCTTAAACAGGTAAACACTTAAGGGCTTTtccagcacacgcacacatgcacacatgcacacatgcacatgcacagaaacTGTGTGGACTTTCACTTCTGGTTGAGAACTGTTAGCACTATGATAAAATAAAAGTCCTTTTGATGACTctcattcattgtcaatggagcagctagAGATTTCCAAATTCTCATACCCCTACTGTGTTTGGATGGTTATTTTCAGGTTGCGATCCTGGTGGCGGAGAACATTGAGGAGCACAAAAGCAAGTTGAAGTTCTTCATGCAGAAGTTCTGCTCCATTATAAAGACCATGGACTCCACACACAAAGAACTGTCTATCGCCATACGGGGATATGGATTCTTTGCAGCTGTATGTTTATCACTTTGTTTGCTTGAATTTTTATCTCTGCTTGTGTCAGTGTTATTCGCGATACTCGATACAGCGGAAAATGTCATGATATTCACATTCAAATATCGcagtattcaatattatcgaaaATTGGCCCAAGCGTAATTTGGTTTCATTATGCCTGCTTAGTCAACTGGACAGTTTGAAGGTCGGATGTTTATTTGAGCCTCTACTGTAGTTTACATTTAATCTAGACTTCTTAGTCCAGTATAGATGTGTTTCAGAATGCTAACTGTACAttcttgttgttgctgtgtaGCCATGCAAAAAGGTTTGCCCTCAAGACGTGGACCTGATGTACACAGAGCTGATCCAGCGCTGCAAACAGATGTACCTGACTGAGTCTGACAGGGAGGACGACAGCTTCTACCAGCTGCCCAGCTTCCTGGACTCTATCGCCAGTGTCATCATTCACCTGGACAAGGTAGCGACCTCATTAGTTCAGCTACAGAATATATACTGCGTTGTGATTCACCTGTACCAACTGTGGaataatgctaataatgctgatgctctgttttcattttgacaCTTATTATCCGCATGTTCTCAGATCCCAGAGGTGTATACGCCTCTGCTGGAGCGCCTCCTGGTGGTTCAGATTGACACCTTCCCTCAGTACAGTGAGAGGATGCAGACTACGTGTTGCCGCTCCGTCCTGAAGGTGCTGGTGGCCATGGCATCTAAGGGACCCGTCCTGTGGAGTTTTATCAGCTCTGTGGGTGAGTTGCTCATGGGCATGTTGGGCCAAAAATGCCTTTCATACATCagtaaaaatgttgtttttatgtttctgtTGGCACataacagctgggaaaatgatgAACCTGAATTCAGCGGTCATGCTTTGTCACAGAAACATGGATACACCTTCCATATTTGTGCTTTCTTAACTTTTTAACAATGAAATCCCAAAATGCATCATTCACTTTTGCTTCTTCTTCAGTGCACCAGGGCTTGATCCGTGTCTGCTCAAAACCCATCATGCTTTCTGAGGttagacgtttttttt
Encoded proteins:
- the drc2 gene encoding dynein regulatory complex subunit 2, with product MPKKGAKKGGGGKLAGKTEEERLLYMQQRAQAEEEMARKKEEMLTQFLKDKLQKEEKNTAVNLHKLNQQWRAMLRQTRDAELRSDIAVLSQTFERVLDCKDSVIKCLVSDLKEAEQQSAQALRSHQQCVEQLLALQSGRLASLQQHWSSDLEELSSEFNSEREQILALHQQESAYLEDGTFALQQRSRKVDSEAQQEYQSSRDAIKHRSIKEKHALRMQTESKVESLRRQVQQVLSSYTEATDDRHIAFESLRARDQRNAQEIDAQMRKLQKMQDSISALRAKLSSSQRESEVAAQELRAKRDEVTLQTRQLKAQLSGARAAERSRLTKLTVQSDAAAKKLQGIAAKGEKILRLAEMCRKKESEREKVLPFYASSLTMEEQSQERLIATEPPSEELAKAILDYPDLERFWQRYHKVLLERQCLGRKKEVLKRENQQLQVLLRQHLDGISVSGETLSQPNSLLMVSQPTIATPAPADRQRRHRTVIEAAHITTT